One region of Plasmodium vivax chromosome 7, whole genome shotgun sequence genomic DNA includes:
- a CDS encoding hypothetical protein, conserved (encoded by transcript PVX_098955A; Apicoplast targeted protein. Curated by Stuart Ralph, Walter and Eliza Hall Institute of Medical Research, Australia.): MCVPPPLLRALVPPLVYAKTRQLSHLRHLRHLCQLCQLCQPRLLLLLLLLLSLLLPLPRCSCEEFEKIEYAQDLTKIKYYDSNSHIDKAHLYKYVAKPSLQDLVVTVKIEKNVEPDNILFLPKEKSYLKITGDWSQYPKEKNEAICLAFVLKKDLVKNDKEKCPTNIFSSENVYKVCYKENNYSIRNLFLYLEISQAYLEKLFLSFNIPVVVNTENTVVYFTNNKKKSKDEKPPLDLHICYKSSEENAYYLGKVIFNSYPMKVERNINDYDVIYTKSFLTSNWEYQMVIKGEYITWYNRVVFVRFARDVDDKEKRCPPFWNYAILGAGAINKMKKTDKSSLTKNVVQYFFSSDDDTSSTSYYIPFIKSDDLQTNENYLICLYSDENDFHGMELTNAHFYINTTDSIILIFLIIFVIVFLPLLFSLTYLCVLFKMNALKVKMQKLQLLNRKDEIEDRLKRELNLDQYECI; the protein is encoded by the coding sequence ATGTgtgtccctccccccctccttcgCGCACTCGTCCCTCCACTCGTTTACGCTAAGACCCGCCAGCTGAGTCATCTGCGACATCTGCGACATCTGTGTCAGCTGTGTCAGCTGTGTCAGCCGCGTCTGCTGCTCCTactgctccttcttctttcacTGCTTCTACCCTTGCCGCGCTGCTCTTGCGAGGAGTTTGAAAAGATAGAATATGCCCAGGACCTGACCAAAATAAAGTACTATGACTCGAACAGCCATATTGACAAGGCGCACCTGTACAAATACGTGGCGAAGCCGTCCCTGCAGGATCTCGTAGTGACAGTGAAGATAGAGAAAAATGTAGAGCCAGacaacattttatttctccccAAGGAGAAGAGCTACCTCAAAATAACAGGCGATTGGTCCCAGTacccaaaggagaaaaacgaaGCCATCTGTTTAGCATTCGTATTGAAGAAAGatttagtaaaaaatgataaggaAAAATGTCCCACTAACATCTTTTCATCAGAAAATGTATACAAAGTATGCTACAAGGAGAATAATTACTCTAttagaaatttatttttatacctAGAAATTTCACAGGCATATTTGGAGAAGCTCTTTCTCTCCTTCAACATCCCAGTGGTAGTCAACACAGAAAATACAGTCGTATATTTTacgaataataaaaagaaatccAAAGATGAGAAACCCCCGTTAGATTTACACATCTGCTACAAGTCaagtgaagaaaatgcaTACTACTTAggaaaagttatttttaattcgtaCCCCATGAAGGTAGAGAGAAACATTAACGATTACGATGTTATTTACACGAaatcttttttaacatccAATTGGGAATACCAAATGGTTATCAAAGGGGAATATATAACCTGGTACAATCGAGTCGTTTTTGTGAGATTTGCTCGAGATGTGGATGATAAGGAGAAGAGGTGTCCTCCCTTTTGGAACTATGCCATTCTTGGAGCAGGGGCTAtcaataaaatgaaaaaaacagataAATCTAGCTTGACGAAAAATGTTGtgcagtattttttttccagtgaTGATGATACTTCCTCAACTAGCTATTACATCCCTTTTATAAAAAGCGATGATTTACAAACGAATGAGAATTACCTAATTTGTTTATACTCGGATGAAAATGATTTTCACGGTATGGAACTTACCAAtgctcatttttatattaacacCACTGATTCGATCATTTTGATAttcctcatcatttttgtcatCGTCTTTTTGCCTCTCCTCTTTTCGCTTACCTACCTGTGCGTCCTCTTCAAGATGAACGCGCTCAAGGTCAAGATGCAGAAGCTGCAGCTGCTCAACCGGAAGGACGAAATTGAGGACCGCCTCAAGCGGGAGTTAAACCTGGATCAGTACGAGTGCATTTAG